Part of the Lolium rigidum isolate FL_2022 chromosome 6, APGP_CSIRO_Lrig_0.1, whole genome shotgun sequence genome, CTAATTTTTAACCTCCGGTATGTTGTTCTACTTTTCTTGCAGATAAATGCCATGCTCAAAGAACTCACAAAGGAAATCGATGATGTTGACATGGCCATCGGTGATGGCTGGCAGCTCCTAGACAGGTAACTTTTGACATAACTTTTGTGGCAATTCAAGATAGCAGCGAATTCGATCAGACTACGACCTTACATATTTTGTGGTTTCACAACAATCTTCCAAAGGGACCAAGACGGTAAAGTCACATCGGAGGAGGTGGCAGCTGCAGCCACGTACCTGAAGCACAACTTGGACAACACAGGCATAGAAGAACTCATCGGGAGCCTCTCCAAAGATAAAGGTAATTACCTGACGGTAGCTAGCGCTCCACGTCGAGGCTTGGACATATTGTTAAATACTGTTGTATATGTACGTTTGGTGTGTAGATGGGAAgatccttgttgaagacattgtcagGCTTGGCACACAAGCTGAGGAGGCAGAATTTGACGACGAATGATTGGAGTCTATAGGGCCAAGAATCCAAGAGAAAACCTCCATGTAATGATGAGAACGCCTAGCTACTGGCCGCCATGACCCTTTTAACCGCAAGAGATCTGTATGTAAACTATTTTTTACTGAAGTTCGACACGGAAAAAAGCTTTGTGACCATCTGTTTTCCACTCGCCCAGAAATCGGCTGTACTACAGTAATTCCCCTGCCCCTGTCGCTCTGCAAAATGCGTCATGGATGATGACAGCagcggccgccgcgccgctcctGTGCGTGCAAATTCGACTCGCTCCTGGAAGTCAGATATGATGGACGTTTGCCAGTTGCCACGGTTCTCGTTCCGGAACGAGACAAGAGGGGAGGAGGTCCCGGCCCCCTCCCTGCACACACGGAAGAAACAAAAAGAATCGGATATCTGGGATCTCGAGAAAGACCAGAACAACATATTACAGCGAGGCGAGAAGAAAAGCACAGGTACCCAAAATTCTGCTGTACTGTATTTATCTCCCATTGCCGATAATGTATACAGTATATTTGACTGACTCGTGTTGCTGCAGATCCGAGGACAGTTTATTCATCGGTAGCTGTTCATACGCCGTGCATAAAGGGGCGGCGAGCCGAGCCAAGCAGGCCACTGCTTTCTCTCCCCCACTTGAACAAGTAGGCTCCTCCGTATCCCTGTGGTCCCACTGGGGCTGCCATCACACATTCAGGAGCAAAATGCTTTCCCCTTGATAAAAACATGAGCAAACAGTACGAAAACCTACACACCTCTCTAAGGAAACCTACCCGCCAGTTTCCACACCTGGTGACCGAGGGGCTGGAGAATCCGATCAATGAGTAGAGCTTTTTTGTATATATACAAATGGTGCAGAAactcaatttggctcccgggtgcgtatgatccctctaccataaaaacatatttccaattgttaaaaaatttagacaaaaaaatttacatgtacatatatgtgtgttcgtcaagtttcacgaaaaaatgatattttttgtagcctaagcgaaaaagagaaaatttatcttgtgacaagtctttgtttcagcaccgaattttgtcttttttacacacgccacatggcatgtcgatttttcatgaaacgactttgtgagcgcgtagcacatgaagatgtacgtgcgaaatttttgtttcaatttttttgacattttaaaatgtgtctaacatgtatttcaaaataaaggaagcatatgctcccatgtgccaaaacatcactccccaaaTGGTGTTCAATATATATATTGGATTAAGGTTTTTGTCGGCGCCTTTTTTTAATCTCCACGCCAGTTGAGTTTGCATTGTCtataataagtgatcttcggtgtTCTGTTTGCTGACGTCAACGGTGATTTTGAAAAATTGCGAGCCTTACATCTTGCTCCGTCTTATCAATTTTAGGTATTCTCTCATGGTTGTCGTGAGGAGGATTGTTCTCGCAATATTATCCGGTTGCTACATCCTCAACCAGGGACGAAGCTGAAAATTATTTTCACAACTCTATTTTATCCATATTTTACTGGGGTCATCTTGCTAAATTTGACACTAATTAGTACTACTTAGTGAAGAGATTGCTAATTTCCATTGGTGTTGGCTATATGCCAGCTCCGTCCCTGTCCTCGGCAACGGCGATTTGTATATTTGGCTCCCTACGACATCTACCGTGTTGTTCGGTTGCTTTTTCTTACAATGCTAGTGTGTGTTGGCACTCTTGAGTTTTGCCGAAGTTGATTAGTACTTGAATGGTTGTGCATGCGCACAtatccttggcattgcggcttaaATTTAAATTATTGCAGAACATTTGTGTTATTTGTCTATTATTTTTCTTCCGTTGTCTTCGGTACAAAATCATGATTTTTTTTGAAGAACTTAAAGATTTACTCGCttcttttaaattttattttataatCGGTAGAGGTAGTTTATACTACTATATCTCTAGATAAAACACACGAGGAACCAGCACTGGTTTGGTAGGCCCACCTTCCAGGCTCTTCCAGTACTGACTTTACATTACATGGGCGTGTCCAATGGGATCTGGGACCACGGTGCAGTGAGAAAGTGTGCGTCCTTCGTTTTGGCTGTTCTCGGCCGGGCGGCGCCGGCGTCTGGCCACGTGGCGCGCTCTTACTGGTCCCGACGGCGCGTCCTTTCCACGTGAAAACGTCTGGGTCGGCTCGGCTCCGTCCTACTTGCCGACTGCTCTGTCCCGTCCATGAGACAAACAGTGTGCGCGCGCTTTTTCTGTTGTGACAATGACACGCGGGGCCCAGCTTTGGTGGGGAACCCTTGTCAGCCACGCAGCACGACCCCTACCCTCCCTGCGTGGGCGTGTGGCCAAGTAGGAGAGAAGGCCAAGAAGGCTTCAAAAGCTTTTCATTTCAAGAGCGGAGACTGAAGAGAGCGTACTGCTTCAGGCTTCTCTTCCTCCAGACTCACTTCTTCTGCAGAGACCTCGGGAGCTGGATCACTCGAGCTCGATTTCAGGTGAGCACGCTAGCTGTGGTTTCTTCGAATCCAAGCTCCCTTCCTAGTCTTTCTTCTTCTCCGTTTATTTGCTCTCTCTGACGGTCCACAAGATAGGAGAGCCATAGCTCGTGTGTCAGTGTGTGAGGAGCTAGCTGAACCTTCGATCATCTCTTTGCTCCTTTTATGTGTGTGTGTTGATAATCATTTGATCAGGTCTAATTTTAGATCCTTTTACCAATTCTTGGTTTCTTCCTTCTGGGGACTGAATTCTTATGATCTTCCCTCGGAATTCAGAAAAAGCCTTCTTGATTTCTTCTTTTGTGGTTCCTATTATTATGTGGTGTTGCGTTGGTCAGCAGCTCTTAGAATTAGCTCCAGATTTTTTGAAACCAAACATGGACATGCTTATGTGCATCCTGTTTCTAATTCTGTGTCATATATATTTACCAGCGGCGGTACACTTTATTTTCTGTCTAATAAAGATTCAGGCTCTCATTTATCTGTTGGAGCAAAATAAATGAAGGAAAGAAAATATAAAGTACTAATTGATTTTTTCCTTCAAAGGACCGAAGAAGATGTCAAGTACAGTACTAATTAACAATGAATCACTTGCCTTACGTTATGCCTTTCCTTCCTTTTATGTATCTGTTACAACTTTCTGAACCTGCCTTGAACAAAGTACTACTATTTGCGCTGCCATATGAGACATAAGAGATTTGTCATTGTGTTTTGTGCTTTCTTCTGTCTGATTTGCCTTCTGGAGTCAAAGCAGGGGACACGGTTGATGGCGCCCCTGGAGTCAGGTTCTTCACAGCTCTTCTTCAACAGCAGTGTGATCGACACAACATTTGATATCTATGAGTGCAATAGCATGGCGGGCACTGAAGCTGTGCCAGATCATAGCCGGTTTTCTTGGCCTCCGTGCACTAATAATGTCCCTGATCCACCTCCATTGCCTGGAACTTCTTATGGCAAGCAGAGAACTTCTAGGAATGTGAAGGCTTGTTGTATTCATGTCCCTGAAGAGGTCCAGGACTACTGGAACAAGATGTTCTCAGAAGGGTATCAAGCCGATGTCTCTATCTCGACAGATGATGGAACCAAGATTTTATCACATTCATGCATCCTTGTAAGTATAGGTTTTCGGTTATTTCCCTGTAATAACTAATAACCATTCCTAAAACATAGGCAGGTTCATCTTATGTAAGACTTTCATCTCGTCTTGTACAGGGCATCAGATCTCCTATTCTAAGAAACATGCTGGAAGAAGCTACAGTACAAAATGGTTTCAGACATATCCTGATTCCTGGTGTACCATCAGAAGCGGTCCATGTCTTCATCAGATACCTATATTCTTCACGGTATGGCCGCATGCTATAAAAAGATACCTATATTCTTCACGGTATGGCCGCATGCTATAATTTTAAGAAACTTGTATTTCATTATTCATTGTTGTTTGATAGGAAGGAGTGTCTTGATTGTTTCTTTCACATTTAATGAAAATGCCTTGCAATCAATTATAGTCTAGACCTGCAACGCCAAGCCAAACATTTTGTAACTGCTTATGTTTGAAGTAAGGAGAGAACAAAATGCTTATACATTTGCATAGTTCTATAATGCTACACTGTGTATCATGCATTTATGttccatattcagaggtgactgtACACAAAATCAGTTGTTTGGTCAGTCATTTCTCAATTCTCTGTGATCAGAACTAAAAACGATGTAGACTGTATTCATACTCGATTCTTCATGTTTCTTCACAGTTTCCATCTTTGTCTACAAGAGATGTATTGAGAGAACATTGATTTATGTTGTTTCTTTGGTGAAGTTTCAAGCAGGATGAGATGAAGAAATATGCTCTTCACTTGCTTGTACTCTCTCACGCTTTCTCGGTACCATCCCTGAAGATTGTCTGCACCGACCAACTTGAGAGATTTTTTCTTGCTCCTGATAACGTGGTAGACATGCTACAACTGGCTAGACTATGTGATGCACCAAGGCTCTCGCTCGTCTGTACCCGTATGATCGTTGGAGATTTCAAGACTATCTCTCTGTCGGAAGGGTGGAAGGTGATGAGACAGATCAACCCAAGCCTAGAACAAGAGCTTCTTGAGTCTCTTGTTGAAGTGGATACAGTGAGTTCTCTGCAAACAGAGCATCCTAATATGGCTTGTAATGTATTATCCTGCACACAATACACGCACTGGGAATGCATATACATATAAATATTTACACATTTGCCATGGTTCATAAACAACTTTCTGAGAACTGAATTGACGCAGAGAAGGCAAGAAAGAACTAAAAGGATGGAGGAGAagaaggtttatctccaactACATGAAGCTATGGAAGCCCTTGTTCATATATGCGGAGACGGATGTAGGACAATTGGTCCTTGGGATCAAAAACTCAAGGGCAGTCAAGCTGCTTGCAAGTTTCCTGCCTGCAAGGGTGTTGAGCTGCTCGTGCGCCATTTCGCAGCATGCAAAATGCGGGTGCCTGGTGGCTGCGCCAACTGCAAGCGCATATGGCAACTTCTTGAGCTGCATTCTTGCATGTGTCCCACAACAGACAGCTGCAGGGTTCCTCTATGCAGGTGAGTTCTTATCTTTGCTGGTCAAGTCCATTTCATTTAGACACATAAGTTAGCCTTGTCATAGTTAATACATCAGTTCGCTGTCATAGCATCtcgtaatttttttttcttctatttccAAAGGGGCACCTTCCTGGGTTCATCCCCACAAATTACAGCTAGGGCCTAGGGGGCTTACAACCCAGATAGCAGATATTGAGGAACTTTTGACAAATATATCTATTAAAATTCAGAATACCAGGAAGAAGATACTGCTAGCATCCACACGCGCAGATTTATAACTGCCTTCCATCCTTTTCTCCTTCGCCACCATATACCCTGGAAAAAATAAATAGCACACCAGGAAATTTACTGCAGTACTCATACCATGCCACTTTCTTCAGCATCTGTTATATTCACTTCACTGTTTTACTATTTTACACTTTGCAGGCATTTTAGAATGAAGATGCAACAGCTGGGGAAGAAAGAAAAGATAAAATGGGACCTTTTGGCGTGTAAGGTGCTAGAGAGCAAAGGAACAATCAGTTCCATCCCAACAAGGAGAAAGCTAACATCCAAGGCAGTTGGAAGTTGCCGTGTAGTTTGACAGCGAAGATGTTCCTTCGGACATCTGAGCATCTGAATCATTTTAGCAAACTAAGATAGCTACACTAAGTACTACTGTGAATTATTTTAGTGCTTAGTAGCAGCTTCCAGTGGAGGATCAAAGCTGAATTCACACAATGGTGTCTCCAAGGTCATGATGGCAAGTTTTTGGCAAGAGGAGTAGTTGCCGAAATCCTAGCAGGTCGAAAGGCATGATGTGTTAACTTGGCGCTTCCGGGTACCTGCATATAAATCGAAGTTTGATCCATTAGAttgtactag contains:
- the LOC124662699 gene encoding BTB/POZ and TAZ domain-containing protein 3-like, which produces MDDDSSGRRAAPVRANSTRSWKSDMMDVCQLPRFSFRNETRGEEVPAPSLHTRKKQKESDIWDLEKDQNNILQRGEKKSTATQHDPYPPCVGVWPSRREGQEGFKSFSFQERRLKRAYCFRLLFLQTHFFCRDLGSWITRARFQRTSRNVKACCIHVPEEVQDYWNKMFSEGYQADVSISTDDGTKILSHSCILGIRSPILRNMLEEATVQNGFRHILIPGVPSEAVHVFIRYLYSSRFKQDEMKKYALHLLVLSHAFSVPSLKIVCTDQLERFFLAPDNVVDMLQLARLCDAPRLSLVCTRMIVGDFKTISLSEGWKVMRQINPSLEQELLESLVEVDTRRQERTKRMEEKKVYLQLHEAMEALVHICGDGCRTIGPWDQKLKGSQAACKFPACKGVELLVRHFAACKMRVPGGCANCKRIWQLLELHSCMCPTTDSCRVPLCRHFRMKMQQLGKKEKIKWDLLACKVLESKGTISSIPTRRKLTSKAVGSCRVV